From Azospirillum sp. TSA2s, a single genomic window includes:
- a CDS encoding TRAP transporter large permease subunit, with amino-acid sequence MTAVVDHKSTAGSPDGASRWLAHADRLLGWLSELPVALLVAAEVVILFTGIVARYVLHAPITWSDELASILFLWLAMLGTVVAFRRGEHMRMTAFVSWASPRARAFLDVFAVAAALCFLLLVIMPAGEFAWEELEITTPALQISNMWRAAALPTGLGLMIAAALIRLARVGDLKLVVGAVAAVATIAALFFVLQPMLDDLGKLNLLVFFVLVVAGAVFAGVPIAFAFGLSSFGYLALTTRVPLLVVVGRMDEGMSHLILLSVPLFVFLGLLIEMTGMARAMVAVLANLLGHVRGGLSYVLIGAMYLVSGISGSKAADMAAVAPVLFPEMKARGAKPGDLVALLAATGAQTETIPPSIVLITIGSVTGVSIAALFTGGLLPGLLLAVMLCLVVRHRYRHENLSGVRRPTGRELGRSLVVALPALALPFVIRTAVIEGVATATEVSTIGIVYAVAVGLLVYRRFDWGRVVPMLIETAALSGAILFIIGTATAMAWCLTRSGFSTDLAQFMAGLPGGAFTFLAVSIVAFIILGSVLEGIPAIVLFGPLLFPIAREMGVHEVQYAMVVILAMGLGLFAPPFGVGFYVASAIGRVNPDEGMRPILGYLAALLVGLVLVAAIPWLSTGFL; translated from the coding sequence ATGACGGCGGTGGTGGATCACAAGTCCACCGCCGGCTCGCCCGACGGCGCCAGCCGGTGGCTGGCGCATGCCGACCGGCTTCTGGGCTGGCTATCCGAACTGCCGGTGGCGCTTCTGGTGGCCGCGGAAGTGGTGATTCTCTTCACCGGTATCGTCGCCCGCTACGTGCTCCACGCTCCGATCACCTGGTCGGACGAACTGGCGTCGATCCTGTTCCTCTGGCTGGCGATGTTGGGAACCGTTGTCGCCTTCCGTCGTGGCGAGCATATGCGGATGACCGCTTTCGTCAGTTGGGCATCGCCACGCGCGCGGGCGTTCCTTGATGTCTTCGCGGTGGCGGCGGCACTCTGTTTCCTGCTGCTGGTCATCATGCCGGCCGGCGAATTCGCCTGGGAGGAGCTGGAGATCACCACCCCGGCTCTGCAGATCTCGAACATGTGGCGCGCGGCGGCCTTGCCGACCGGTCTCGGATTGATGATCGCGGCGGCTCTGATCCGCCTCGCACGGGTGGGCGATCTCAAGCTGGTGGTGGGTGCTGTAGCGGCGGTTGCGACGATCGCCGCATTGTTCTTCGTCCTCCAGCCTATGCTGGACGATCTCGGCAAGCTTAACCTGCTGGTCTTCTTTGTGCTCGTGGTTGCAGGGGCCGTGTTCGCCGGCGTGCCCATCGCCTTCGCCTTCGGACTGTCGAGCTTCGGCTACCTCGCCCTGACCACCAGGGTGCCGCTGCTGGTCGTCGTCGGCCGAATGGATGAGGGCATGTCACACCTGATCCTGCTCTCGGTGCCACTGTTCGTCTTCTTAGGATTGCTGATCGAGATGACCGGCATGGCCCGCGCCATGGTGGCGGTGCTGGCCAACCTGCTCGGCCATGTGCGCGGTGGCCTGTCCTATGTGCTCATCGGCGCGATGTATCTGGTGTCCGGCATCTCCGGCTCGAAGGCTGCCGACATGGCGGCAGTTGCCCCGGTTCTGTTCCCCGAGATGAAAGCCCGCGGTGCCAAGCCGGGCGATCTGGTGGCGCTGCTGGCGGCGACCGGCGCGCAGACGGAGACCATTCCGCCCAGCATCGTGCTGATCACCATCGGCTCGGTCACCGGCGTTTCCATCGCTGCGCTCTTCACCGGCGGCCTGCTGCCCGGCTTGCTGCTGGCGGTGATGTTGTGTTTGGTTGTTCGCCACCGCTACCGCCATGAAAACCTGTCGGGAGTACGTCGGCCGACCGGTCGTGAGTTGGGCCGCAGCCTGGTGGTGGCGCTGCCCGCGCTCGCCCTCCCTTTCGTCATCCGCACCGCGGTGATCGAGGGCGTCGCCACGGCGACCGAGGTTTCGACCATCGGCATCGTCTATGCCGTTGCCGTTGGATTGTTGGTCTATCGCCGCTTCGACTGGGGGCGGGTGGTGCCCATGCTGATCGAGACCGCGGCGCTGTCGGGAGCGATCCTGTTCATCATCGGCACCGCGACGGCGATGGCCTGGTGCCTGACACGCTCGGGGTTCTCGACCGATCTGGCGCAGTTCATGGCCGGCCTGCCGGGAGGCGCTTTCACCTTCCTTGCCGTATCCATCGTCGCCTTCATCATCCTCGGCAGCGTGCTGGAGGGGATTCCGGCCATCGTACTGTTCGGCCCGCTGCTGTTCCCCATCGCCCGCGAGATGGGCGTGCATGAGGTGCAGTATGCGATGGTTGTGATCCTCGCCATGGGCCTCGGCCTGTTCGCCCCGCCCTTCGGCGTCGGTTTCTATGTCGCCTCGGCCATTGGCCGGGTCAACCCGGATGAGGGCATGCGCCCGATCCTGGGCTATCTGGCGGCTCTGCTGGTCGGACTGGTGCTGGTCGCCGCAATTCCCTGGCTTTCGACCGGCTTTCTGTGA
- a CDS encoding aldolase/citrate lyase family protein, with protein MSGPFNDRRPRRSWLFTPATRPERFDRAARSGADVLIIDLEDAVPPADKAAARDTALAALAAPPAVPILRALRINAPVTPEGLEDLLALTRRPPNGGPDCVIVPKVDSAETIRWIDALLSGMGRSVPLVALIESARGVAAAEEIAHASPRLAALFFGAADLSADLGCASAWEPLLSARSRLVNAAALAGIEAVDSPFFDLTDAAGMQREAAAALALGFGAKAAIHPGQISAINATLTPTEAEIAHARLIVAESVKGVAVVDGRMIDAAMARKARRILSRATSAAQPQED; from the coding sequence ATGAGCGGGCCGTTCAACGACAGGCGGCCCCGCCGCAGCTGGCTGTTCACCCCGGCGACCCGCCCGGAGCGCTTCGACCGTGCTGCCCGATCCGGCGCCGATGTGCTGATCATCGACCTGGAGGATGCCGTTCCACCGGCCGACAAGGCGGCGGCGCGCGACACGGCACTGGCCGCCCTCGCGGCACCGCCGGCCGTTCCGATCCTGCGGGCGTTGCGCATCAACGCACCCGTGACGCCCGAAGGGTTGGAGGACCTGCTGGCGCTGACGCGCCGGCCGCCAAACGGCGGGCCGGACTGCGTCATCGTGCCAAAGGTCGACAGTGCCGAGACCATCCGCTGGATCGACGCGCTGCTGAGCGGCATGGGAAGGTCCGTGCCGCTGGTGGCGCTGATCGAATCGGCCCGTGGCGTCGCCGCCGCGGAGGAGATCGCCCACGCGTCGCCCCGGCTGGCTGCGCTGTTCTTTGGTGCCGCGGACCTGTCCGCCGACCTGGGCTGCGCCAGCGCGTGGGAGCCGCTGCTGTCCGCACGCTCGCGGCTGGTCAATGCCGCGGCTCTGGCCGGCATCGAAGCGGTGGACTCCCCATTTTTCGATCTGACCGATGCAGCAGGGATGCAACGGGAGGCCGCCGCCGCCCTGGCTCTGGGATTCGGCGCCAAGGCGGCGATCCATCCTGGCCAGATATCCGCTATCAACGCGACCCTGACGCCGACCGAGGCCGAAATCGCCCATGCCCGCCTTATCGTGGCGGAAAGTGTGAAGGGTGTTGCGGTGGTCGATGGCCGCATGATCGACGCAGCGATGGCACGAAAGGCCCGCCGCATTCTGTCTCGCGCCACATCTGCGGCCCAGCCGCAAGAGGACTGA
- a CDS encoding MaoC family dehydratase N-terminal domain-containing protein, with the protein MFDHLKDWVGRVEMRTDTAAAAPLAGLAATLDHDTPPWPAGELPPLGHWLHFLPNALQRDIGEDGHPHKGGFLPPVPLPRRMWAGSDMRFLAPIPIGAEMRRVSTIQAVEHKAGRSGDMVFVSVMHEIATDAGVAIREKQDIVYREAAKPGETVPPAVTAEPLPASRWTGSVTPDPVLLFRYSALTFNGHRIHYDRPYCRETEGYPGLVVHGPLTATLLMDLVLRNLGGDLGDRRVAGFRFRARRPLFDTAPFTLNAADREDGEIEGWVVGPDGQVAMTAEFVVTP; encoded by the coding sequence ATGTTCGATCATCTGAAGGATTGGGTCGGCCGGGTGGAGATGCGGACTGATACCGCCGCCGCCGCACCGCTGGCGGGGCTGGCCGCGACGCTGGACCACGACACCCCGCCATGGCCGGCGGGAGAGTTGCCGCCGCTCGGCCATTGGCTGCATTTCCTCCCCAATGCGCTGCAGCGGGACATTGGCGAGGACGGCCACCCGCACAAGGGCGGCTTTCTGCCGCCGGTGCCGCTGCCCCGGCGGATGTGGGCCGGCAGCGACATGCGCTTCCTGGCGCCGATCCCCATCGGTGCGGAAATGCGGCGCGTCTCCACGATCCAGGCAGTGGAGCACAAGGCCGGTCGGTCCGGCGACATGGTGTTCGTCAGCGTGATGCACGAGATCGCGACCGACGCCGGAGTCGCCATCCGTGAAAAGCAGGACATCGTCTACCGCGAAGCCGCCAAGCCGGGCGAGACGGTTCCGCCGGCCGTGACAGCCGAGCCGCTGCCCGCCTCCCGCTGGACCGGCAGCGTAACCCCCGACCCGGTGCTGCTGTTCCGCTATTCGGCGCTGACTTTCAATGGCCACCGCATCCATTACGACCGCCCCTACTGCCGCGAGACCGAAGGCTACCCGGGGCTGGTGGTGCATGGACCGCTGACGGCGACCCTGCTGATGGACCTGGTGTTGCGCAATCTCGGCGGCGATCTCGGAGACCGGCGGGTCGCCGGCTTCCGCTTCCGTGCCCGGCGGCCATTGTTCGACACAGCGCCCTTTACACTGAACGCGGCGGACAGGGAGGACGGTGAAATCGAAGGGTGGGTGGTCGGCCCGGACGGTCAGGTCGCCATGACCGCCGAATTCGTGGTCACCCCATGA
- a CDS encoding TRAP transporter substrate-binding protein, which produces MLIKRRQFLAATAVGALAAPFISKAHAAEFAWKFGHGFPASHPLHVRAVEAAERIRKETGGKVDIAVFPNSQLGGDSDLLAQVRSGGIEFFSTGGLILSTLVPVASINGMGFAFKDYDAVWKAMDGQLGGVIRKGFDKAGLHAFDRIWDNGFRQITTSTKPITGPADLAAFKIRVPVSPVYVSLFKGLGASPTSINLGEVYAALQTGVVDGQENPLVVADTAKFYEVQKFCSITNHVWDGSWIVTNGRSWRGLPEDLRQIVSRNLNDGALQQRQDIAGLNDALQGSLSQKGLTFNKVDPAPFREALRKSGFYGEWKAKYGEEAWSALESSVGALT; this is translated from the coding sequence ATGTTGATCAAGCGTAGGCAGTTTCTGGCCGCGACCGCGGTGGGCGCCCTGGCCGCACCCTTCATCTCAAAGGCGCATGCCGCGGAATTCGCATGGAAGTTCGGCCATGGCTTCCCGGCGAGCCACCCGCTGCATGTCCGCGCTGTCGAAGCGGCCGAACGCATCCGCAAGGAGACCGGCGGCAAGGTCGACATCGCCGTCTTCCCCAACAGCCAGCTCGGCGGCGACAGCGACCTGCTGGCGCAGGTGCGCTCCGGCGGCATCGAATTCTTCAGCACCGGCGGCCTGATCCTGTCGACCCTGGTCCCGGTTGCGTCGATCAACGGCATGGGGTTCGCGTTCAAGGACTATGACGCTGTCTGGAAGGCGATGGACGGCCAACTCGGCGGGGTGATCCGCAAAGGCTTCGACAAGGCCGGCCTCCACGCCTTCGACCGCATCTGGGACAACGGCTTCCGCCAGATCACCACCAGCACCAAGCCGATCACCGGGCCGGCCGATCTGGCGGCCTTCAAGATCCGCGTCCCGGTCAGCCCGGTCTATGTGTCGCTGTTCAAGGGGCTGGGCGCGTCGCCGACCAGCATCAACCTGGGCGAGGTCTATGCAGCGCTGCAGACCGGCGTGGTCGACGGACAGGAGAATCCGCTGGTGGTGGCCGACACCGCCAAGTTCTACGAGGTGCAGAAATTCTGCTCCATCACCAACCATGTCTGGGACGGTTCGTGGATCGTCACCAACGGCCGCTCCTGGCGTGGGCTGCCCGAGGATTTGCGGCAGATCGTCAGCCGGAACCTGAACGACGGCGCGCTGCAGCAGCGCCAAGACATCGCCGGCCTCAACGACGCGCTGCAAGGTTCGCTCTCGCAGAAGGGGCTGACCTTTAACAAGGTCGATCCGGCGCCGTTCCGGGAAGCCCTGCGCAAGTCTGGCTTCTACGGCGAATGGAAAGCCAAATACGGTGAAGAGGCCTGGAGCGCCCTGGAAAGTTCGGTGGGGGCGCTGACATGA
- a CDS encoding alpha-hydroxy-acid oxidizing protein: MTVLMSQFSGLAAGGEAGITHAIRILGRELDIPMALCGVSNVSAIGSDHLLAPV; the protein is encoded by the coding sequence ATGACAGTGCTGATGTCGCAGTTCTCGGGACTTGCAGCGGGTGGAGAAGCCGGCATCACCCACGCCATTCGCATCTTGGGTCGCGAACTCGACATTCCGATGGCGCTGTGCGGAGTGAGCAACGTGTCGGCCATTGGGTCCGACCATCTGCTGGCGCCGGTGTAG